The DNA segment GTGGTGCATGACCTTCTGTTTGTAATGCTTTAGCATTGTAGGACTGTTCTGTTGTTACATTAACAGATGCAGCCATAGATGTTGTTGTGGCACATAAGAATGCTGCCATCATCATATACTGTTTTTTATTCATACTTTACCTCTTTGATTTACATACAACCCACTCAATACATCACTTATTTTCTAAGATTATTAATCCTAAAAAATCGGTTAAGTCATTTTATCATTATTTTAAATTTTCTTCCATAAACGCAGACCATTCTGAGCCAACTTCATCAAATCTTTAAGAAGAAATCCCGTAAATATAAGGATTTCACTATCTATTCATGGGTATTTTTTTACTCATTTCACTCACATTTCACCCGATTTTTTCATTTGTTTTCGATAAATAAATTAAATATATATAAACTCAATTCACCATCGCTTCACAAAATCATCAAAGCCTCATCAAATTTATTGATGAAACAAAAAAATAAGGTGTATATACTAGCTTGCTAGTATATACACCTTATTCAAAATTTTAGATAAGCGCTACCGACTTAAGGTATTAATTATTCAACACGACCGCCTAAATATGCTTCCATAACGCGAGGATCATGACGTACTTCATCAGCTGGACCAGATAATACCATTTTACCTGTTTCCAATACATACGCGTAATCAGCAATTTTCAATGCTTGTCGTACATTTTGTTCTACCAAAAGAACAGTAGTTCCTTCAGCACTAATTTCTTTGATAGTTTCAAAGATTTCATTTACTACTAATGGTGCAAGACCCATTGATGGTTCATCCAATAGTAAGAGCTTTGGACGTGCCATAAGTGCACGACCAATAGCTAACATTTGCTGTTGACCACCAGATAGAGTACCACCTAATTGGTAACTACGTTCGTCAAGGATTGGGAAGCGTTTAAATACTTTTTTAATATCTGCTTCAATCTCATTATCGTTACGAATATAAGCACCCATTTCTAGGTTTTCATAAACGCTCATATCTTGAAGAATTTGACGACCTTCAGGAACCAAGGAAATACCACCATGTACAATTTGATGTGTTTTATGACCAGTAATATCTTGGCCTTCAAATAATACTTTACCAGATGTTGGTTTTACAAGCCCCATGATGGTTTTCATAGTTGTAGATTTACCGGCACCATTGGCACCAATCAAGGATACAATAGAGCCTTGAGGTACTTCTAAACTAATATTTTTTAAGGCTGTAATATGTCCATAACCAGCCACGATGTTTTCTAGCTTTAACATATTACGCCTCCTCTTTACCTAAGTAAGCTTCAATTACAGCCTCATTGTTTTGAATTTCTTGAGGTGTACCTTCAGCAATCTTTTTACCAAAGTTGAATACTACCAAACGGTCACAAATATTCATCATCAATTCCATAGCATGTTCAATTACGACAACAGTAATACCTAGATCGCGAATCTTACCAATTAATTGGCGCAATGCTTCTGTTTCACTATCGTTCATACCTGCTGCTGGCTCATCGAGCAAAATTAATTGAGGATGCGTTGCCAAGGCACGTGCAATTTCAAGGCGACGTTGTTTACCATATGGCAAAGATGTAGCTACCTCTTCAGCATCGTCTTCAAGACCTACCAACTTTAAAAACTCATAAGCAATACCACGACAACGTTCTTCTTCAATACGTTGGCGTTTAGTTCTTAAGAAACTAGCAACGAAACCAGAACCTGTTCGGCAATGCATACCTGTTAAAACAGTTTCTAAAGCTGTCATATTACCAAAGAGACGAATATTTTGGAATGTACGAGCTATACCCATTTCAACTGTTCTATGTGGCTTAATACCTACAACAGACATGCCATCAAATACGATTTCACCAGAACTTACAGGGAATACACCAGTAATCAAGTTAAAGAGTGTAGTCTTACCAGCACCGTTTGGACCAATAACACCAAACACTTCACCTTGTTTTACACCAAAGGATATACCGGTGAGAGCTGCAACGCCACCAAAGCTTTTACTTACGTCATTTAATTCTAATAGCATTCAGTTCCCTCCTATCCTTGTTTTTCTTCTTGTTGTTTGCGTTTATACGCTTCAAAACGTTCTGTTAATACTTGTGATTCAGGAATATATGGAGCTTTTTTAAAGCCTAATTTACGACTAATTTTGTCTACCATAGATTCTGTTAAAATACCATCTGGGCGAACTGCCATCAAGATAACAAGCAATGCACCGTAGATGATGTCCCGATAATCGGATAAGAAGCGCAATACTTCTGGCAATAATGTAAGAATAAAGGAACCTAATACGGAGCCCCATACGACATTAGAACCACCAAATACAGGGAATAATAAGATTTGTACTACCTTATGGTAGCTAAAGTCTGTAGGATTGATAAAGTTTGTAATATGAGCATACAAACCACCGCCAATACCAGCGATGAAAGCACCAATGATAAAGGCCATCATCTTGTAGTATACAACGTTAATCCCCATTAATTCTGCTGCATGATCATCAGCCTTAATCGCTGCAAAGGCACGACCAACACGGCTATTATTAATGCGTACACAGAAGGCAATAATCAATACTAAGATTGCCAATAGGATAATGATAGCCATTAAGTTGCCCCATGCAACAGCATCAATACCCATCAAACCATCGATATCAAGTTCATAGGCTAAGTTTGTTAATTCTTGAGGAATGGATGGAATACCAGAAAGGCCTAATGCACCATTAGTAATATCCAAGTTCAAGAAAATAACACGCACCACCTCGCCAAAACCAAGAGTAGCAATGGCAAGATATAAACCGCGAAGACGTGTTGTTGGTAAACCGATAATAACGGCTACAAGACTGGCAACTAGGCCACCAATGATAATGCCTACAACGATAGGCAAATCAGCCTTCAAAGAAAGGATAGCGCCTACGTATGCACCAACGCTCATAAAGCCAGCAGCCCCTAAAGAAAGCTGACCACTTGCAAGTGTAAAGTAAATAGAGATACCCATGATGGCATTGATGATGAAGAACATCACGATCTGTAGATAATACGGGTTCAATAAATCCATTATGGTCTCCCCCCTTTATCTTTAGAACCAAACAAGCCTTGTGGGCGCCAGAATAATAATAGGATGATGAGGCCAAAGGCCACAGCATCACGGAATGTAGATGCGCCATAGGCAACAGAGAAGATTTCTGCTACGCCTAAAATGAAGCCGCCAACCATAGCGCCTGTAATATTACCAAGGCCACCTAAGATAAGCACTGCAAGGCCTTTAAAGCCGATGATAACGCCCATTGTAGGCTCAATAGCATTAAAGGACAAACCTACTAATACGCCTGCAGCAGCACCTAAGGCAGATGCAATCATAACAGTAACAGATATAATCATGGTTGGATTAATACCCAACAAAGCTGCCGTTTCAGTGCTCATGGATACAGCGCGGATAGCCTTACCAATTTTAGTTTTCTTAATAACTACATTAAGAATTAACATTAACACAACAGAAACGCCTAAGCCAATAATTTGTACCATGGAAATTTTGAAAGCTCCAAAGTCGATTAGGCCACCAATATAATCTGGTGGGAAAGATCTTGTTTGAGGGCCCCAAAGCAATAATGCCAAACTTTCAAGGAAAATAGAAACACCAATGGTACTAATAAGTGGTGCCAAGTGAGACACCTTTTTCTTGCGGAGTGGACGAAGCGCCACAAATTCTAAAAGATAACCGAGGATAGCACCGACAGCCATAGCTACGATAAGGGCTACAAAAATGTTAACGTCAAAAACAGTTACCATAAAAAGACCAACGAAGGCACCTATCATAAAGATGCCTCCGTGTGCCATGTTGATGATATTTAAAACGCCAAACACAAGTGTTAAGCCAATAGCGAGTACAGCATATAAGCTACCGAGGGTTAACCCGTTAACTAATTGTTGTAAAAACACTATATTACCTCAACTTTTATTTTTTTAATGCGTCAAATTGACCGTTTTTAATTTGTAAAACTTGAACTTCCATGGAAGGATCGCGTTTTTCGTTGAACTTGAATTGACCAGTTACACCAACGAAGTCAGCAATATTTTTCAAAGCTTCGCGGAATTTTTCACGATCTGTAGTAGAACCTGCTTTTTTCAAAGCTGCTTCATAGAGGTATACTGCATCATAAGCTTGAGCTGCGAATTGGTCTGGTTCTTTACCGTATTTATCTTTGTAAGCTTTACGGAAGTCTTTTACCTTTTGATCGTCTTTGTTAGGGAACCAAGGTGTACCTACGATAACACCATCAGCTGCAGCACCTGCAATTTTAATGAATTCAGGGCTGTTGAAACCATTAGAACCAATTACAGGTTGATTCATACCCATTTCA comes from the Veillonella dispar genome and includes:
- a CDS encoding branched-chain amino acid ABC transporter permease, whose protein sequence is MFLQQLVNGLTLGSLYAVLAIGLTLVFGVLNIINMAHGGIFMIGAFVGLFMVTVFDVNIFVALIVAMAVGAILGYLLEFVALRPLRKKKVSHLAPLISTIGVSIFLESLALLLWGPQTRSFPPDYIGGLIDFGAFKISMVQIIGLGVSVVLMLILNVVIKKTKIGKAIRAVSMSTETAALLGINPTMIISVTVMIASALGAAAGVLVGLSFNAIEPTMGVIIGFKGLAVLILGGLGNITGAMVGGFILGVAEIFSVAYGASTFRDAVAFGLIILLLFWRPQGLFGSKDKGGRP
- a CDS encoding ABC transporter ATP-binding protein, with product MLKLENIVAGYGHITALKNISLEVPQGSIVSLIGANGAGKSTTMKTIMGLVKPTSGKVLFEGQDITGHKTHQIVHGGISLVPEGRQILQDMSVYENLEMGAYIRNDNEIEADIKKVFKRFPILDERSYQLGGTLSGGQQQMLAIGRALMARPKLLLLDEPSMGLAPLVVNEIFETIKEISAEGTTVLLVEQNVRQALKIADYAYVLETGKMVLSGPADEVRHDPRVMEAYLGGRVE
- a CDS encoding ABC transporter ATP-binding protein, which gives rise to MLLELNDVSKSFGGVAALTGISFGVKQGEVFGVIGPNGAGKTTLFNLITGVFPVSSGEIVFDGMSVVGIKPHRTVEMGIARTFQNIRLFGNMTALETVLTGMHCRTGSGFVASFLRTKRQRIEEERCRGIAYEFLKLVGLEDDAEEVATSLPYGKQRRLEIARALATHPQLILLDEPAAGMNDSETEALRQLIGKIRDLGITVVVIEHAMELMMNICDRLVVFNFGKKIAEGTPQEIQNNEAVIEAYLGKEEA
- a CDS encoding branched-chain amino acid ABC transporter permease; the protein is MDLLNPYYLQIVMFFIINAIMGISIYFTLASGQLSLGAAGFMSVGAYVGAILSLKADLPIVVGIIIGGLVASLVAVIIGLPTTRLRGLYLAIATLGFGEVVRVIFLNLDITNGALGLSGIPSIPQELTNLAYELDIDGLMGIDAVAWGNLMAIIILLAILVLIIAFCVRINNSRVGRAFAAIKADDHAAELMGINVVYYKMMAFIIGAFIAGIGGGLYAHITNFINPTDFSYHKVVQILLFPVFGGSNVVWGSVLGSFILTLLPEVLRFLSDYRDIIYGALLVILMAVRPDGILTESMVDKISRKLGFKKAPYIPESQVLTERFEAYKRKQQEEKQG